GTAATCGGATGCGAAGCTCCCAAGAATTTCACCGATATCTGATGTCTGAAGCATTTTACCAAATGCTCCGCCTGCCCCTGTGATGAGAATGATCACAGAGCCGGTTTTCAACGCGTCGCCTACCCATCCGCCAGTACTCAGCATGTCTTTGTCCAGCTTTTTCGGTAGCAAAAGGGCTAGTAAAACACCTATAAATAGTGCCGTAACCGGATTGCCCAAAAAGAAGATAAAATCAACCAAAATACCGGTTCCAAATGGCTCTGTCGGGTAATCTGCGATAGACCTGAGCACAATGAGCAATATGGGTACCAGTATGGGCAAAAAAGATTTTATGGAAGATGGTGCTTCCGAGATTTTTTGTTGGATTTTCTCTCTGGTCTGCTCTGGCTGTGGGTCTATATAGACCTTTCCGGCATACGCTTTCGAAAAGAAAATAGCCACCACCAGCGCCCCGATACTTGTATAAAGGCCAATCAGAATCACAATCCCCAAATCTGCTCCCACCAAACCAGCTGCAGTGATAGGGCCCGGTGTAGGTGGCACCATAGTGTGGGCGGCTGTAAGACCAAGTGAAAGCGCAATAGCCGTCCCGGCCAAAGACACTCCAGCTTCCTTTGCCAAAGCTCGGTTCAGAGATGAAAGAATGATGAACCCACTATCGGCAAATACAGGAATGGATACGATATACCCGATCACCCCCATGGCGAGGTGTACGCGCTTTT
This Marinoscillum sp. 108 DNA region includes the following protein-coding sequences:
- a CDS encoding GntP family permease, which gives rise to MLTIVLIILSILLIVISTSRFSLHPFLALLVACLFFGFCSGMAPETIIQTINIGFGETIGKIGIIIISGVIIGAFLEQSGGAYALASQVLRVVGQKRVHLAMGVIGYIVSIPVFADSGFIILSSLNRALAKEAGVSLAGTAIALSLGLTAAHTMVPPTPGPITAAGLVGADLGIVILIGLYTSIGALVVAIFFSKAYAGKVYIDPQPEQTREKIQQKISEAPSSIKSFLPILVPILLIVLRSIADYPTEPFGTGILVDFIFFLGNPVTALFIGVLLALLLPKKLDKDMLSTGGWVGDALKTGSVIILITGAGGAFGKMLQTSDIGEILGSFASDYRIGLWLPFMVAAGIKTAQGSSTVALTTTASIIAPLMLVLGMDTEIEKAMVVISIGAGSAVVSHANDSFFWVVTQMSGMNVSQGYRLQSVGTAVLGLSAMILLTLLSFFV